In the Devosia sp. SL43 genome, one interval contains:
- a CDS encoding Dabb family protein has protein sequence MIRHSVIFTLKHPAGSAEEGAFLRDAKILAAIPGVEKFEQLRQVSRKNDYAFGFSMEFADQAAYSGYNDHPDHVAFVRDRWMPEVERFLEIDYVLI, from the coding sequence ATGATCCGTCACAGCGTCATCTTCACCCTGAAGCATCCGGCCGGCTCGGCGGAGGAGGGGGCCTTCCTGCGCGATGCGAAGATCCTCGCCGCGATCCCAGGCGTCGAGAAGTTTGAGCAATTGCGTCAGGTCAGCCGCAAGAACGACTATGCCTTCGGCTTCTCGATGGAATTTGCCGACCAGGCGGCTTATTCGGGCTACAACGATCATCCGGACCATGTGGCGTTTGTCCGCGACCGCTGGATGCCCGAGGTGGAGCGGTTTCTCGAGATCGATTACGTGCTGATTTAG
- a CDS encoding NADP-dependent malic enzyme, producing the protein MSTDVNEQRKALREAALHFHEFPKPGKLEIQATKPLGNQRDLALAYSPGVAAPCEEIAANPETVSRYTSRQNLVAVISNGTAVLGLGNIGALASKPVMEGKAVLFKKFAGIDVFDLEIDEIDPKKFIDAVAPLWPTFGGINLEDIRAPDCFEIEETLRERMPIPVFHDDQHGTAIIVGAAVLNGLELKGKKIEDVKICASGAGAAAIACLNVLVALGAKYENIWVADKDGLVTHKRNDVNDKWRGQFRRTSDATTLAEVIDGADIFLGLSAAGALKPEMLAKMAPKPLILALANPNPEIMPEVAKATRPDAMVCTGRSDYPNQVNNVLCFPFIFRGALDVGATTINEEMKLAAVRAIAKLAHEPGLEVSPSGAPAVFGADHIIPNPFDQRLILRIAPAVARAAMESGVAKKPIADWDAYMDGLNRFVFRSGLVMKPIIDRAQGQNKRIAFADGEDERVLRATQVLLEEKIARPILIGRPSVIEARIERFGLSLKPGRDFDVINPEDDPRYRDYVSEFHALVGRNGVTPDTARQMVRTNTTVIGALAVRRGDADALICGLQGRFIRHVRDIRSVIGLQDGVADVSALSLLIMPRGAFFLADTYVNIDPSPDEIVGITLQARDHLKRFNIEAKVALLSYSNFGSRDGDSAYKMREVYKKLKAIDPGLIVEGEMQGDLALNHELRERYIPDTILGGEANLLIFPNLDAANLSMTLLKEMNNALSVGPILMGPKSPAHILAPSTTSRGIVNMAAIAATEAIGAQE; encoded by the coding sequence GTGTCCACTGACGTCAATGAACAGCGGAAAGCCCTGCGCGAAGCCGCGCTGCATTTCCACGAGTTCCCCAAGCCCGGCAAGCTCGAAATCCAGGCCACCAAGCCGCTGGGCAACCAGCGCGACCTGGCGCTTGCCTATTCCCCCGGCGTTGCCGCGCCCTGCGAGGAAATCGCGGCCAATCCGGAAACGGTGTCACGTTACACCTCCCGCCAGAACCTGGTCGCAGTGATCTCCAACGGCACGGCCGTTCTCGGCCTGGGCAATATCGGCGCGCTGGCCAGCAAGCCGGTGATGGAAGGCAAGGCCGTCCTATTCAAGAAGTTCGCCGGCATCGACGTGTTCGACCTCGAGATCGACGAGATCGACCCCAAGAAGTTCATCGATGCCGTAGCGCCACTCTGGCCGACCTTCGGCGGCATCAACCTTGAAGACATCCGCGCGCCCGACTGCTTCGAGATCGAAGAGACGCTGCGCGAGCGCATGCCTATTCCCGTGTTCCACGACGACCAGCATGGTACCGCCATCATCGTTGGCGCTGCCGTCCTCAACGGCCTGGAGCTCAAGGGCAAGAAGATCGAGGACGTCAAGATTTGCGCGTCCGGGGCAGGGGCTGCGGCCATTGCCTGCCTCAACGTGCTCGTGGCGCTCGGCGCCAAGTACGAGAATATCTGGGTCGCCGATAAGGATGGCCTGGTCACCCACAAGCGCAACGATGTGAATGACAAGTGGCGCGGCCAGTTCCGCCGCACCAGCGACGCCACGACGCTGGCCGAAGTGATCGACGGCGCCGACATCTTCCTCGGTCTGTCGGCTGCCGGCGCCTTGAAGCCGGAAATGCTGGCCAAGATGGCGCCCAAGCCGCTGATTCTGGCGCTGGCCAATCCGAACCCGGAAATTATGCCCGAAGTCGCCAAGGCGACGCGTCCGGACGCCATGGTTTGCACCGGTCGGTCGGACTATCCCAACCAGGTCAACAACGTCCTCTGCTTCCCCTTCATCTTCCGCGGCGCGCTCGATGTGGGCGCGACCACGATCAACGAAGAGATGAAGCTGGCCGCCGTCCGCGCGATCGCCAAGCTGGCGCATGAGCCGGGCTTGGAAGTCTCTCCCTCAGGCGCGCCGGCCGTCTTCGGGGCCGACCACATCATTCCCAATCCGTTCGATCAGCGCCTGATCCTGCGCATCGCGCCAGCCGTGGCGCGAGCAGCAATGGAATCGGGCGTGGCCAAGAAGCCGATCGCAGATTGGGACGCCTATATGGACGGGCTCAATCGCTTCGTCTTCCGCTCGGGCCTGGTGATGAAGCCGATCATCGATCGCGCCCAGGGCCAGAACAAGCGCATCGCCTTTGCCGATGGCGAAGACGAGCGCGTGCTGCGCGCTACCCAGGTGCTGCTGGAAGAAAAGATCGCCCGGCCGATCCTCATCGGCCGTCCCTCGGTCATCGAGGCGCGCATCGAACGCTTCGGCCTCAGCCTTAAGCCCGGCCGCGACTTCGACGTGATCAACCCCGAGGACGATCCACGTTATCGCGACTACGTCAGCGAGTTCCACGCGCTGGTCGGCCGCAACGGCGTGACGCCCGATACCGCTCGGCAGATGGTCCGCACCAATACCACGGTCATCGGTGCGCTCGCCGTGCGTCGCGGCGACGCGGATGCCTTGATCTGCGGCCTCCAGGGCCGCTTCATCCGCCACGTCCGCGACATCCGCTCGGTGATCGGCCTGCAGGATGGCGTTGCCGACGTATCCGCCCTGTCTCTGCTGATCATGCCGCGCGGCGCCTTCTTCCTCGCCGACACCTATGTGAACATCGATCCGTCGCCCGACGAGATCGTCGGCATCACCCTGCAGGCCCGCGACCATCTCAAGCGCTTCAATATCGAGGCCAAGGTGGCGCTGCTGAGCTACTCCAACTTCGGCTCGCGCGATGGCGACAGCGCCTACAAGATGCGCGAAGTCTATAAGAAGCTCAAAGCCATCGACCCCGGCCTCATCGTCGAAGGCGAAATGCAGGGCGACCTGGCGCTCAACCACGAACTGCGCGAGCGCTACATCCCCGACACCATCCTGGGCGGCGAAGCCAACCTGCTGATTTTCCCCAACCTCGACGCCGCCAACCTGTCGATGACGCTGCTCAAGGAAATGAACAACGCCCTGTCGGTCGGCCCCATCCTGATGGGCCCGAAATCGCCAGCCCATATCCTGGCGCCATCCACCACCAGCCGCGGCATCGTCAACATGGCGGCGATTGCGGCCACGGAAGCTATTGGAGCGCAGGAATGA
- a CDS encoding DUF3601 domain-containing protein: MAYELPTRDFKHLVSGRRYAVIKAFKDFDHGEHPVGESWTYIGSAFLPYDDGLSLFVEIGDKERHIRMQWRDEEQGPIIDRLQDYVQEVR, encoded by the coding sequence ATGGCCTATGAACTTCCCACCCGCGACTTCAAGCATCTGGTGAGCGGCCGGCGCTACGCGGTGATCAAGGCATTCAAGGATTTCGACCACGGCGAGCATCCGGTGGGCGAAAGCTGGACCTATATCGGCTCGGCCTTCCTGCCCTATGACGATGGCCTCTCGCTGTTCGTCGAGATCGGCGACAAAGAGCGGCATATCCGCATGCAGTGGCGCGACGAGGAGCAAGGGCCGATCATCGATCGGCTGCAGGACTATGTGCAGGAGGTGAGGTAG
- a CDS encoding EAL domain-containing protein has protein sequence MKSRYSHVLMLLGAILAFLPIVAVDYLLDAYVRVREKTTTQQYVGAITSQIGIGANDAIASLRTILADSPSLCTPTFVANVQVAIESSLNMKQVLVENADGVQYCDAFGRTVVYSPMSESLPVPGHTETITVVKLGDMAMPALKITQAFGQTRRVSAFVPLLGQTEAALAEGLGTGGMLRVTLTNGTAIMTVGDATGFDRRTSTTEFVYAQGFAGELPLKVEYAMPFAMARAGYTDLDVGFTIIACLMSGAFLILSLHYVRRSRVPAFDLERAIARGEIKPYYQPVINLRTGQLEGCEVLCRWEKKNGKVIPPGAFIDYAEVTGLAIPMTLSLMQQVKVDLGDLCQLMPEMKVSINLFEGHFRDASIVEDVQAIFGNSQISFRQLVFEITERHPLANSTVAGSVIAGLHALGCRLALDDAGTGHSNLAYLATLGCDIIKIDRVFVDMVKPGTTQVPVLDGLIAMATDLDCEIVAEGVETEAQALYLRARGVLQAQGFIFAPALKIGAFRELAMALHATQAPRSRIEAIIGTDNEIIGEATTVVGSRAA, from the coding sequence TTGAAGTCCCGCTACTCCCATGTCCTGATGCTGCTGGGCGCCATTCTGGCGTTCCTGCCCATTGTGGCTGTGGACTATCTGCTGGACGCCTATGTTCGCGTCCGAGAGAAAACAACCACACAACAATACGTTGGCGCGATAACTTCGCAAATCGGTATCGGTGCGAACGACGCAATTGCCTCGCTCCGCACCATCCTGGCGGATAGCCCGTCGCTGTGCACGCCGACTTTCGTGGCCAATGTGCAGGTCGCAATCGAATCCAGCCTCAATATGAAGCAGGTGCTGGTCGAGAACGCTGATGGTGTCCAATATTGCGACGCTTTCGGCCGGACCGTCGTCTATTCGCCGATGTCGGAAAGTCTGCCTGTGCCCGGCCACACCGAAACGATTACGGTCGTGAAGCTGGGCGACATGGCCATGCCGGCGCTCAAGATCACCCAGGCCTTTGGCCAGACGCGCCGTGTGTCGGCTTTCGTGCCCCTGCTCGGACAAACCGAGGCGGCACTGGCGGAAGGCCTCGGCACCGGCGGCATGCTGCGGGTCACCTTGACCAACGGCACCGCCATCATGACCGTGGGCGACGCGACCGGTTTTGACCGTCGCACGTCCACGACCGAATTCGTCTATGCCCAGGGCTTTGCCGGCGAGCTGCCGCTCAAGGTCGAATATGCCATGCCCTTTGCCATGGCACGCGCCGGCTATACCGATCTCGATGTCGGCTTCACCATCATCGCCTGCCTGATGAGCGGCGCCTTCCTCATCCTGTCGCTGCACTATGTCCGCCGGTCACGCGTGCCGGCCTTCGACCTCGAACGCGCCATCGCTCGCGGCGAGATCAAGCCCTACTACCAGCCTGTCATCAACCTGCGCACCGGCCAGCTCGAAGGCTGCGAAGTGCTGTGCCGCTGGGAGAAAAAGAACGGCAAGGTCATCCCGCCCGGCGCCTTCATCGACTATGCCGAGGTGACCGGTCTTGCCATCCCGATGACGCTGTCGCTGATGCAGCAGGTCAAGGTCGATCTCGGCGATCTCTGCCAGCTGATGCCCGAGATGAAGGTCTCGATCAATCTGTTCGAGGGCCACTTCCGCGACGCCAGCATCGTCGAGGACGTGCAGGCAATCTTCGGCAATTCGCAAATCTCGTTCCGGCAACTGGTGTTCGAAATCACCGAGCGCCACCCGCTGGCCAATTCGACCGTGGCCGGCAGCGTGATCGCCGGCCTGCATGCTCTGGGCTGCCGCCTGGCGCTCGACGATGCCGGCACCGGCCACTCCAACCTCGCTTATCTGGCGACGCTGGGCTGCGACATCATCAAGATCGACCGCGTCTTCGTCGACATGGTCAAACCCGGTACGACGCAGGTTCCGGTGCTCGACGGCCTGATCGCCATGGCCACCGATCTCGATTGCGAAATCGTGGCTGAAGGCGTCGAGACCGAGGCGCAGGCGCTCTACCTGCGAGCCCGCGGCGTGCTGCAGGCCCAGGGCTTCATCTTCGCCCCGGCACTCAAGATTGGCGCCTTCCGCGAGCTGGCCATGGCCCTGCATGCCACCCAGGCGCCACGTAGCCGGATCGAAGCCATCATCGGCACCGACAACGAGATTATCGGCGAGGCCACAACCGTCGTCGGCAGCCGGGCCGCATAG
- the aspS gene encoding aspartate--tRNA ligase yields the protein MTSHRYRSHTCGALTAAQAGETVRLSGWVHRIRDHGGLLFIDLRDHYGITQAVIDPDSPAFAQAEKVRSEWVIRIDGEVKLRDAAAVNPNLPTGTVEVFIREIEVLSAAKELPLPVFGDQDYPEDVRLKYRFLDLRREKLHANIVKRTKVIAAMRNGMTEQGFTEYSTPILTASSPEGARDFLVPSRIHPGKFFALPQAPQQYKQLLMVAGFDRYFQIAPCFRDEDPRADRLPGEFYQLDLEMSFVTQEDVWNTTQPVITSIFEQFAEGKAVTKDWPRIPYDTAIRKYGSDKPDLRNPIEMQAVTEHFAGSGFKVFAGQIEADSKVEVWAIPAKNKAGAEPIGRAFCDRMNAWAQGEGQPGLGYIFFKDGQGSGPIAKNIGEERTAALKAQLGLEDGDAVFFVCGRPEKFYKFAGEARTKAGTDIGVVDTERFALCWIVDFPFYEWSEEEKRVDFAHNPFSMPQGGLEALNSQDPLTIKAYQYDAVCNGYEIASGSIRNQLPDLMVKAFELTGKSRDEVEEQFGGLYRAFQYGAPPHGGAAFGIDRIVMLLCGVANLREITAFPMNQQAEDLLMGAPSPASSKALRELSIRLNVQS from the coding sequence ATGACTTCACATCGCTATCGCTCGCATACCTGCGGGGCCCTGACGGCCGCGCAAGCTGGTGAAACCGTCCGCCTCAGCGGCTGGGTGCATCGCATTCGCGATCATGGTGGGCTGCTGTTCATCGATCTGCGCGACCACTACGGCATCACCCAGGCCGTCATCGATCCCGATTCGCCCGCCTTCGCGCAGGCCGAAAAGGTGCGTTCGGAGTGGGTCATTCGCATCGACGGCGAAGTGAAGCTGCGCGACGCCGCGGCGGTGAACCCCAACCTGCCCACCGGCACGGTTGAGGTGTTCATCCGCGAGATCGAGGTACTGTCCGCGGCCAAGGAATTGCCGCTGCCGGTGTTCGGCGATCAGGATTATCCGGAAGACGTGCGCCTCAAGTACCGCTTCCTCGACCTGCGCCGCGAAAAGCTGCATGCCAACATCGTCAAGCGCACCAAGGTGATCGCGGCGATGCGCAATGGCATGACCGAGCAGGGCTTTACCGAATATTCGACGCCGATCCTGACGGCATCCTCGCCCGAAGGCGCGCGTGACTTCCTCGTGCCGTCGCGCATCCATCCCGGCAAATTCTTCGCGCTGCCGCAGGCGCCGCAGCAGTATAAGCAATTGCTGATGGTGGCGGGCTTCGACCGCTACTTCCAGATCGCGCCATGCTTCCGCGACGAAGACCCTCGTGCCGATCGCCTGCCGGGCGAATTCTACCAGCTCGACCTGGAAATGAGCTTCGTTACCCAGGAAGACGTCTGGAACACCACCCAGCCTGTCATCACCTCGATCTTCGAGCAGTTCGCCGAAGGCAAGGCCGTGACCAAGGACTGGCCGCGCATTCCCTATGACACGGCCATTCGCAAGTATGGCTCGGACAAGCCCGACTTGCGCAACCCGATCGAAATGCAGGCCGTCACCGAGCACTTTGCCGGTTCGGGCTTCAAGGTGTTCGCCGGCCAGATCGAAGCCGATTCCAAGGTCGAAGTCTGGGCCATCCCGGCCAAGAACAAGGCCGGCGCCGAGCCGATCGGCCGTGCCTTCTGCGATCGTATGAACGCCTGGGCGCAGGGCGAGGGCCAGCCGGGCCTGGGCTATATCTTCTTCAAGGATGGGCAGGGCTCCGGCCCGATTGCCAAGAACATTGGCGAGGAGCGTACCGCCGCCCTCAAGGCGCAGTTGGGCCTCGAGGATGGCGATGCCGTCTTCTTCGTCTGCGGTCGTCCCGAGAAGTTCTACAAGTTCGCTGGCGAGGCCCGCACCAAGGCCGGCACCGATATCGGCGTGGTCGACACCGAACGTTTCGCCCTGTGCTGGATTGTCGATTTCCCGTTCTACGAGTGGAGCGAAGAGGAAAAGCGCGTCGACTTCGCGCACAACCCCTTCTCGATGCCTCAGGGCGGGCTTGAGGCGCTGAACAGCCAGGATCCGCTGACGATCAAGGCCTATCAGTATGACGCCGTCTGCAACGGCTACGAAATCGCCTCCGGCTCGATCCGTAACCAGCTGCCCGACCTGATGGTCAAGGCATTCGAACTGACCGGCAAAAGCCGCGACGAGGTCGAGGAGCAGTTCGGCGGCCTCTATCGCGCCTTCCAGTACGGCGCTCCGCCACACGGCGGCGCAGCGTTCGGCATCGATCGCATCGTGATGCTGCTGTGCGGGGTCGCCAACCTGCGCGAAATCACGGCCTTCCCGATGAACCAGCAGGCCGAAGACTTGCTGATGGGCGCACCGAGCCCGGCATCATCAAAGGCCCTGCGCGAGCTGAGCATTCGGCTGAACGTACAGTCGTAA